A portion of the Leifsonia sp. EB41 genome contains these proteins:
- a CDS encoding sugar phosphate isomerase/epimerase family protein — protein MAEVNGVDRFACQTYSWQMSADRFRGETRHMAETASRAGFAGFEPEIFMLGPGWTARRLDEDLASAPLRLAALCLVRDWRGERETDNERQEADAAIDAVAGHPGAVLNLVVMPGADRTNRRERQVNALACMREVAKRAADRGVIATFHPNSPAGSVFRTPDDYTLLLNELPAPLGFTPDVGHIAKGGMDPIALIRQASDVIRHVHIKDIDADGTWAPTGEGVLDIPAIVSTLDDVGYRGWIAFEDESLLAERDPDEAVRRTGAYIHRTWSTVTEEIR, from the coding sequence GTGGCTGAGGTGAACGGTGTCGATCGCTTCGCGTGTCAGACGTACAGCTGGCAGATGTCTGCTGACCGTTTCCGGGGTGAGACTCGGCACATGGCTGAGACCGCCTCACGCGCCGGTTTCGCCGGGTTCGAGCCGGAGATCTTCATGCTCGGTCCCGGCTGGACCGCACGGCGGCTCGACGAGGATCTCGCGTCGGCTCCGCTGCGGCTGGCCGCGCTGTGCCTCGTCCGCGACTGGCGCGGCGAGCGCGAGACCGACAACGAGCGACAGGAGGCCGACGCGGCGATCGACGCAGTCGCCGGTCATCCTGGTGCCGTGCTGAACCTTGTAGTCATGCCAGGCGCTGACCGGACGAACCGACGCGAGAGGCAGGTCAACGCCCTCGCGTGCATGCGGGAGGTTGCGAAACGCGCCGCCGACCGTGGCGTGATCGCCACGTTCCACCCGAACTCCCCGGCCGGATCCGTCTTCCGCACTCCCGACGACTACACGTTGCTACTGAACGAGCTTCCCGCGCCGCTCGGCTTCACGCCGGACGTCGGGCACATCGCAAAGGGCGGCATGGACCCGATCGCCTTGATCCGGCAGGCGTCCGACGTCATCCGCCACGTCCACATCAAAGACATCGACGCCGACGGAACCTGGGCACCGACCGGCGAGGGAGTACTCGACATTCCCGCTATCGTCTCAACCCTTGACGATGTCGGCTACCGGGGATGGATCGCCTTCGAGGACGAGTCGCTCCTCGCCGAGCGTGACCCCGATGAGGCTGTGCGCCGCACCGGCGCCTACATTCACCGAACATGGTCGACCGTCACGGAGGAGATTCGATGA
- a CDS encoding sugar phosphate isomerase/epimerase family protein produces the protein MTWLLAANTFIWHSPLTDEILADRLPRLADWGFDAVELPLENLGDWDPERTRDLLAQTGLSAVVGAVFAPGRELAAADEATQSSTLHYMRTAIDVAHRQGSDMVIGPAYTSVGRTWRLSPVERSSVLAELTENYRRLADYAGERGVRIALEPLNRYETSLFNTTAQLLEFIEPFDSAVIGLNLDTYHMNIEERSFADPLRAAGDRLLHLQVCGNDRGAPGDDLTPWDEIFGALDEIAYTGLLGIESFTADNASIATAASIWRPLAPTQDQLAQDGLRFLRAERARYGAGR, from the coding sequence ATGACCTGGTTGCTCGCTGCCAACACCTTCATCTGGCATTCGCCGTTGACCGACGAGATCCTCGCCGATCGGTTGCCACGCCTGGCGGACTGGGGGTTCGACGCTGTCGAGCTCCCGCTTGAGAACCTGGGGGACTGGGATCCCGAGCGCACGCGCGACCTCCTGGCGCAGACGGGGCTCTCCGCCGTTGTCGGCGCGGTCTTCGCCCCGGGCCGGGAACTCGCGGCTGCCGACGAGGCGACGCAGAGTTCGACGCTCCATTACATGCGGACGGCCATCGACGTGGCACATCGGCAGGGGTCTGACATGGTCATCGGGCCGGCATACACCTCCGTCGGCCGTACGTGGCGGCTCAGCCCCGTCGAACGGTCGTCGGTGCTTGCCGAGTTGACCGAGAACTATCGCCGCCTGGCCGACTACGCCGGGGAACGCGGTGTCCGCATCGCGCTTGAACCGTTGAACCGTTACGAGACCAGTCTGTTCAATACGACCGCCCAGCTGCTCGAATTCATCGAGCCGTTCGATTCGGCGGTGATCGGCTTGAACCTCGACACGTACCACATGAACATCGAGGAGCGGTCCTTCGCCGATCCACTACGCGCCGCCGGCGACCGGCTGCTGCACCTGCAGGTCTGCGGGAACGACCGCGGCGCGCCCGGCGACGACCTGACCCCGTGGGACGAGATCTTCGGCGCGCTCGACGAGATCGCCTACACCGGGCTGCTGGGGATCGAGTCGTTCACCGCGGACAACGCCTCTATCGCAACGGCCGCCTCGATCTGGCGACCGCTCGCTCCCACACAGGACCAGCTCGCACAGGACGGACTGCGCTTCCTCCGTGCTGAGCGAGCGCGGTACGGGGCAGGTCGCTGA
- a CDS encoding sugar phosphate isomerase/epimerase family protein translates to MAHKLVGMDVGFYSRGGAYPLNTRFEILAELGYDAANLTLWSEPAWADLPALGETAGKHGLDVASIYLTVDVAAPDGSEWNRALDTIGSVEATHTVELALLNEHATRSDPAADGDAHRFLDAALARARSNDVRLLLYPHTFAWMERPSDAVRLASSYGAADLGITFAAFHWYAADGNDLPGTLESVAPYLGMVNTNGSRPQSGGYFPATIEPIGDGEFDNFHLLGLLRELGYGGPLGVQSYGVGGDPYVHFGRSRDAVRDIESRLDRHPGWVHLRDDHI, encoded by the coding sequence ATGGCGCACAAGCTTGTGGGGATGGATGTCGGGTTCTACAGCCGCGGAGGCGCCTACCCGCTGAACACGCGATTCGAGATACTGGCCGAACTCGGATACGACGCCGCAAATCTGACCCTGTGGAGCGAGCCGGCGTGGGCGGATCTGCCCGCGCTCGGCGAGACCGCGGGAAAGCATGGCCTTGACGTCGCGTCGATCTACCTGACGGTCGACGTCGCGGCGCCGGACGGCAGCGAGTGGAACCGAGCACTGGACACGATCGGGTCGGTCGAGGCGACACACACCGTCGAGCTCGCGTTGCTGAACGAGCACGCAACTCGCTCGGATCCTGCCGCGGACGGTGACGCCCACCGATTCCTGGATGCTGCGCTGGCTCGGGCTCGTTCGAATGATGTGCGCCTGCTGCTGTACCCGCACACGTTCGCGTGGATGGAGCGTCCGAGCGACGCGGTCCGCCTCGCTTCCAGCTATGGTGCGGCCGACCTCGGCATCACCTTCGCCGCGTTCCACTGGTACGCAGCGGACGGAAACGACTTGCCGGGCACGCTCGAGTCGGTAGCCCCCTACCTCGGAATGGTGAACACCAACGGCAGCAGACCGCAGTCTGGCGGCTACTTCCCCGCGACGATCGAACCAATCGGGGACGGGGAGTTCGACAACTTCCACCTGCTGGGCCTGTTGCGCGAGCTCGGATACGGCGGGCCGCTCGGGGTGCAGTCCTATGGCGTCGGCGGCGACCCGTACGTGCACTTCGGTCGCTCGCGCGACGCAGTCCGCGACATCGAGAGTCGCCTGGACCGGCACCCCGGATGGGTGCATCTGCGCGACGATCACATCTGA
- a CDS encoding Gfo/Idh/MocA family protein: MARVFLIGAGAISRHHAAAAYDRSVINEPVEVHVTDTNAATLQSFVEQFPDAIVHRDIAALLSGTRESDDIAVIATPPFTHFELASDALAAGFHVLCEKPLVLTATEATLLAARANAAGRALEGCDSRFRSVATTQRVRALLAEGSLGEVYHAEFINRSQRSRSGYEFQSESSWFRDPSLSGGGVMMDWGPYDIAVLDEIFEPMAVEIRDAWSGRPHTGGRFEADSDRAEQHIGATFRLTLADRSVVDLSYERAAATHGSERTSVEITGTAGAVSWDWLDWEGNSVQVSSDLEGALVTETEHHPTSGPVFHARPLAEFHSVLEAGADPRTRTARTLFVFRWLRAVLDAAESSEPKLVEYPAVPRPTRFEAETAGVL, from the coding sequence ATGGCACGAGTCTTCCTCATCGGTGCGGGAGCGATCTCCAGACATCACGCCGCCGCGGCGTATGACCGCAGCGTCATCAACGAACCGGTGGAGGTGCACGTCACGGACACGAACGCCGCAACACTCCAATCGTTCGTGGAGCAGTTCCCTGACGCGATCGTTCACCGGGACATCGCCGCGCTTCTGAGCGGCACGCGAGAATCGGATGACATCGCTGTCATCGCCACGCCCCCGTTCACTCACTTCGAACTTGCCTCCGACGCCCTTGCAGCGGGCTTCCACGTTCTTTGCGAGAAGCCGTTGGTGTTGACAGCAACCGAAGCCACACTTCTGGCCGCGCGGGCGAACGCGGCAGGCCGGGCGCTTGAGGGCTGCGATTCGCGGTTTCGTTCTGTGGCGACGACTCAGCGTGTGCGTGCGTTGCTGGCAGAGGGGAGCCTCGGCGAGGTTTACCATGCCGAGTTCATCAATCGTTCGCAGCGTTCACGCAGCGGGTACGAGTTCCAGAGCGAGTCGAGCTGGTTCCGGGATCCGTCGCTTAGCGGCGGTGGGGTAATGATGGACTGGGGTCCGTACGATATCGCGGTACTGGATGAGATCTTCGAACCGATGGCAGTTGAGATCCGTGACGCTTGGTCGGGTCGCCCGCACACCGGCGGCAGGTTCGAGGCGGACTCGGACCGTGCAGAGCAGCACATCGGTGCAACCTTTCGGCTGACGTTGGCTGACCGGTCTGTGGTGGACCTGTCGTACGAACGGGCCGCAGCTACCCACGGGTCGGAACGGACGTCGGTGGAGATCACTGGCACAGCTGGAGCGGTGTCGTGGGACTGGCTGGACTGGGAAGGCAACTCCGTCCAGGTGAGCTCCGACCTCGAAGGCGCTCTCGTGACTGAGACGGAGCATCATCCGACCTCAGGGCCGGTGTTCCACGCCCGTCCGCTCGCGGAGTTCCATTCGGTGTTGGAGGCCGGCGCTGACCCGCGCACCCGGACCGCTCGAACCCTTTTCGTTTTCCGGTGGCTGCGTGCAGTGCTCGATGCCGCCGAGTCTTCGGAGCCGAAACTGGTGGAGTATCCCGCTGTCCCGCGGCCGACTCGGTTCGAGGCTGAAACGGCCGGAGTCCTCTGA
- a CDS encoding extracellular solute-binding protein codes for MIAIVSAGLLVLSGCSGSSGESSGPITLNFWGFSSLYKPQVEQYEKLHPNIKIQQKIGDYDAAHQTLLTALSAAKGPDIGQIAIDYMAEFTATPQAFTDLRTLGANDIKGDYLDWRWSGGVAKDGTVVGIPTDVGGMAVAYRTDLFQAAGLPTDPKAVSALWPTWNDYIATGKKYVAATGKKFIDSGKAIFRAASNQADLKYTDKDGKLVYATNPAIKQSWDYGVEAINAGLSANVPTYSPQWNAALADGGISTLIAPAWMLLSIKQQAPATAGKWNIATLPGAAGNDGGSFLVVPKHAAHPKEAYDFIKWLEAPEQQLSLFKDTADFPAVPSLYTNPVVTSYKDSFFSDAPAGQIYVDSVKAYHGHPVGPKDRAIENQFENGLGRVDQGQQSGDASWRQTLSDAKREAANG; via the coding sequence TTGATCGCGATCGTCTCCGCCGGCCTCTTGGTCCTCAGCGGCTGCTCCGGCAGCAGTGGCGAGTCGTCCGGTCCGATCACCCTCAACTTCTGGGGGTTCTCGTCGCTGTACAAGCCGCAGGTCGAGCAGTACGAGAAGCTCCACCCGAACATCAAGATCCAGCAGAAGATCGGTGACTACGACGCCGCGCACCAGACCCTGCTCACCGCGCTGAGCGCCGCCAAGGGCCCGGACATCGGCCAGATCGCGATCGACTACATGGCCGAATTCACCGCCACTCCGCAGGCGTTCACCGACCTGCGCACGCTCGGCGCGAACGACATCAAGGGCGACTACCTCGACTGGCGGTGGAGCGGCGGCGTAGCCAAGGACGGCACAGTCGTCGGCATCCCCACCGACGTCGGTGGGATGGCCGTCGCCTACCGCACGGACCTTTTCCAGGCGGCCGGTCTGCCGACCGACCCAAAGGCGGTGAGCGCGCTCTGGCCCACGTGGAACGACTACATCGCCACTGGCAAGAAGTACGTGGCCGCCACCGGCAAGAAGTTCATCGACAGCGGCAAGGCCATCTTCCGCGCGGCGTCGAACCAAGCCGACCTGAAGTACACCGACAAGGACGGCAAGCTCGTCTACGCGACGAACCCGGCCATCAAGCAGTCGTGGGACTACGGGGTCGAAGCCATCAACGCCGGGCTGTCCGCGAACGTCCCGACCTATTCCCCGCAGTGGAACGCGGCCCTCGCCGACGGCGGGATCTCCACGCTGATCGCGCCGGCCTGGATGCTGCTCTCGATCAAACAGCAGGCTCCCGCCACCGCGGGCAAGTGGAACATCGCCACCCTGCCTGGTGCTGCCGGGAACGACGGCGGGTCCTTCCTGGTAGTGCCCAAGCATGCCGCCCACCCGAAGGAGGCGTACGACTTCATCAAGTGGCTGGAGGCGCCGGAGCAGCAGCTCTCCCTGTTCAAGGACACCGCTGATTTCCCCGCTGTCCCGTCGCTCTACACGAACCCCGTCGTGACGAGCTACAAGGACTCGTTCTTCAGCGACGCCCCCGCCGGCCAGATCTACGTCGACAGTGTGAAGGCGTACCACGGCCACCCGGTCGGGCCGAAGGACCGTGCAATCGAGAACCAGTTCGAGAACGGTCTCGGCCGCGTGGACCAGGGCCAGCAAAGCGGTGACGCCTCCTGGCGGCAAACGCTATCGGACGCGAAGCGAGAAGCGGCCAACGGCTAG
- a CDS encoding LacI family DNA-binding transcriptional regulator, translating to MSTASTDRVTIADIAVAAGVSVPTVSKVLNDRPGVSATTRTRIAALLEQHEYTPRRPTTTGMIAVVLGELTSPWSVALVGALEEAAHSSGLGMILTRMRSSVDESWIDLIAARAVDGVVFGVVEMSATQKARMEDLGVPFVVIDPRVMQSTDVPTVGITHWRGAWAATEHLVNLGHRRIAMVSGPLDLVFSRARVDGYRAALSSAGISVPDDYLVETEFGYEGGRDGAERVLALPTPPSAIFAASDEQALGVYEAARINGLRIPEDLSVVGFNDVPIAQWASPPLTTVHEPIDDTARESVRILRQMIDGVRVSAAVELATEMVVRQSTAPFTRN from the coding sequence ATGAGTACCGCATCGACTGACCGGGTCACGATCGCCGACATCGCGGTTGCCGCCGGGGTGTCCGTCCCCACGGTGTCGAAGGTTCTCAACGACAGGCCGGGCGTGTCGGCAACGACCCGCACTCGAATCGCGGCCCTGCTCGAGCAGCATGAGTACACACCGCGTCGGCCGACCACCACCGGCATGATCGCTGTCGTCCTGGGCGAGCTGACCAGCCCGTGGTCTGTCGCGCTTGTCGGTGCACTGGAAGAAGCCGCACACTCCAGCGGGCTCGGGATGATCCTCACCCGCATGCGTAGCAGCGTCGATGAAAGCTGGATCGACCTCATCGCCGCGCGCGCCGTCGACGGCGTCGTTTTCGGAGTCGTCGAGATGTCGGCAACGCAGAAGGCGCGTATGGAGGATCTCGGCGTCCCCTTCGTCGTCATCGACCCTCGAGTAATGCAGTCGACCGACGTTCCCACTGTTGGAATCACGCACTGGCGGGGCGCCTGGGCGGCCACCGAACACCTCGTCAACCTCGGGCATCGCCGAATCGCGATGGTCAGTGGACCGCTCGACCTGGTGTTCAGCCGTGCACGAGTCGACGGGTACCGTGCAGCGCTCTCCTCGGCCGGAATCTCCGTCCCCGATGACTACCTCGTCGAAACAGAATTCGGCTACGAAGGCGGCCGTGACGGTGCCGAACGCGTCCTCGCACTGCCGACACCGCCGTCCGCGATCTTTGCAGCCTCCGATGAACAAGCGCTCGGCGTCTATGAAGCTGCGAGAATCAACGGCCTGCGCATCCCCGAGGACCTCAGCGTCGTCGGCTTCAATGACGTGCCGATCGCCCAGTGGGCGTCCCCTCCACTCACGACAGTGCACGAGCCAATCGACGACACCGCACGCGAGTCGGTGCGAATCCTCCGCCAGATGATCGACGGTGTTCGCGTATCCGCGGCGGTCGAACTCGCGACCGAGATGGTGGTGCGTCAGAGCACCGCGCCCTTCACAAGAAACTAA
- a CDS encoding carbohydrate ABC transporter permease, with product MTVARPVLLHGRRVTFRERMAPYVYIAPFFLLFLAFGLGPLIYTAWVSLHNWAPLETDHPFVGLGNYQAMLADPRFWKALGNTFSIFLLSTIPGLVLALLIATALNNRSLKVKTFWRMALLVPNVTPLVAVTLVFSSIFGRDYGPIAWILHELGLPPIDWGANPWTTQSVIALMVIWRWTGYNALIYLAAMQAVPDSLYESAEIDGAGRWQTFTQVTLPMIRPTVLFTVVTSTVGGLQIFTEPLLFTSPTGGSNGQGLTMTLLLYGQAFNSFKFGYASAIAMALLFVVLMLALVNFALARLIRSS from the coding sequence ATGACCGTTGCCCGCCCCGTGCTCCTGCACGGACGGCGGGTCACCTTCCGGGAGCGGATGGCTCCTTACGTGTACATCGCCCCGTTCTTCCTGCTTTTCCTCGCATTCGGGCTCGGCCCGCTGATTTACACCGCCTGGGTCTCACTCCACAACTGGGCGCCGTTGGAAACCGATCACCCCTTCGTCGGGCTCGGCAACTACCAGGCGATGCTGGCCGACCCGCGGTTCTGGAAAGCTCTCGGAAACACTTTCTCGATCTTCCTGCTTTCCACCATCCCAGGGCTGGTTCTGGCCCTTCTGATCGCGACGGCGCTCAACAACCGCAGCCTGAAGGTCAAGACCTTCTGGCGGATGGCACTACTGGTGCCCAACGTCACCCCGCTCGTCGCCGTGACACTGGTCTTCAGCTCGATCTTCGGCCGTGACTACGGCCCGATCGCCTGGATCCTCCACGAGCTCGGACTGCCGCCGATCGACTGGGGAGCGAACCCCTGGACCACCCAGTCCGTCATCGCCCTCATGGTGATCTGGCGCTGGACCGGCTACAACGCCCTCATCTACCTCGCCGCCATGCAGGCGGTTCCCGACTCGCTCTATGAGTCGGCCGAGATCGACGGCGCAGGCCGCTGGCAAACCTTCACACAGGTGACCCTCCCGATGATCCGGCCGACCGTCCTGTTCACCGTCGTCACCTCCACCGTCGGCGGTCTCCAGATCTTCACCGAACCGTTGCTGTTCACCTCACCGACCGGCGGCAGCAACGGGCAGGGTCTGACCATGACGCTCCTGCTCTACGGACAAGCGTTCAACTCCTTCAAATTCGGATACGCGTCAGCGATCGCGATGGCGTTGCTGTTCGTCGTGCTGATGCTCGCGCTGGTGAACTTCGCGCTCGCCCGGCTGATTAGGAGCTCCTGA
- a CDS encoding carbohydrate ABC transporter permease, which yields MTTTSTRPGTEEDANRPTPKRPVSRSAAKADRTAKDRKVGSLRKSRRVSWFTYTVLVVAVLLALAPLYWMFVVGSNSSSAVSQFPPVFTPGGNFGKNLDIINGTVPFGRSLINSAIVAVSVALLQIFFCSLAGFAFAKLQFRGRNWLFVAVVATMAIPGQLGLVPMYMIMSSLGWVDTLQALIVPGAVSAFGVFWMRQVIVGSIPDELVEAGKVDGASTFRVFRSIVLPNIRGSAAVFGLFAAMSAWNDFLWPLVILNTPDNFTSQVAIQQLRTQYTIDYSTVMTGSVLATIPLLLLFLLAGRQLVAGIMEGAVKG from the coding sequence ATGACCACCACCTCCACCCGGCCCGGCACCGAAGAAGACGCCAACCGCCCGACGCCGAAACGGCCCGTCTCCCGGTCCGCCGCCAAGGCCGATCGCACAGCTAAGGACCGAAAGGTCGGCTCCCTGCGCAAGAGTCGCCGCGTCTCCTGGTTCACCTACACCGTGCTCGTCGTAGCCGTGCTGCTCGCTCTCGCGCCGCTGTACTGGATGTTCGTCGTCGGCTCCAACAGCAGCTCCGCGGTGTCCCAGTTCCCCCCGGTGTTCACGCCAGGAGGCAACTTCGGCAAGAACCTCGACATCATCAACGGAACGGTCCCGTTCGGCCGCTCGCTGATCAACAGCGCGATCGTCGCCGTCAGCGTCGCGCTGCTGCAGATCTTCTTCTGCAGCCTCGCCGGCTTCGCCTTCGCGAAGCTTCAATTCCGCGGACGCAACTGGCTGTTCGTCGCCGTCGTCGCCACGATGGCCATCCCCGGCCAGCTCGGCCTCGTCCCGATGTACATGATCATGTCCAGCCTCGGCTGGGTGGACACACTCCAAGCCCTCATCGTTCCCGGTGCCGTCTCGGCATTCGGGGTGTTCTGGATGCGGCAAGTCATCGTCGGATCCATCCCCGACGAGCTGGTGGAGGCCGGCAAGGTCGACGGCGCCTCCACGTTCCGGGTCTTCCGCTCGATCGTGCTCCCCAACATCCGCGGCTCCGCAGCCGTGTTCGGCCTGTTCGCGGCGATGTCAGCCTGGAACGACTTTCTCTGGCCGCTCGTCATCCTGAACACCCCCGACAACTTCACCTCACAGGTCGCCATCCAGCAGCTCCGCACCCAATACACGATCGACTACTCGACCGTCATGACCGGATCGGTGCTCGCCACCATCCCCCTGCTCCTCCTGTTTCTGCTCGCCGGGCGCCAGCTCGTCGCCGGGATCATGGAAGGCGCGGTCAAAGGCTGA